The region TACGTTTCACGGCAATGCCTGCTCGAAGGCCATCTACTATTCGCTCCGAGCCCCGGGCATGCTGGTGCTGGCGGATGATTCCGGGCTGGAGGTGGACGCTCTGGGAAGAGCGCCGGGGGTACGGTCCGCACGCTATGCGGAGGACGCCGGCTTCGCTCCCGCTGCGGATATGCCCATCGATGAGCGCAATAATGCCTACCTGCTCGATGCCCTCAAAGATGCGCCAGAAACAGACCGCAGTGCGCGATACCGTTGCGTGCTGGCAGCGGCAAAGGATGGCCGGATTCTTGCCACCGCCGACGGAACCGTCGAGGGCCAGGTCCTTGCAAAGCCACGTGGCAACTCCGGCTTTGGCTATGATCCGCTGTTTTTTCTTCCCGGAATGGGAAAGACGATGGCGGAACTTGATGCTTCCACCAAACTGGCGTTCAGCCACCGTGGACGCGCCTTAAAGAAGCTGCTGGAAGAACACGGTTTGACGGTGGACCAGGAGAGTCCGATCACTTAATCGCACAAGCTACCCGATAATCGCACAAAAAGTCCTTGATTTCTTGACGCTGGTATAACCGGAGCGGAATAATCAGCCTGCTGCAGAAATCCAGATGCAGCCGTACTCCCAACGACTTTCAAGGAGTTTTGCCATGGCAACTGCCGCACCGCCAGCCCCTCCTGCCACTCCGCCTCTTCGCGGTGTGCAACCGCTTCGTGCTGGCCAAGGGCACTCCTTCTTTTGGCGCAAGCTGCACTCCCTGACGGGCATCGTACCGATCGGCGCCTTTCTGATTGAGCATATTGTCTCTAACTTCGAGGCCATCAACGGGCCCCTTGCGTACGCGCAGCAGGTTAAGTTTCTGAATAGCCTGCCTTTGGTTCGCCTGCTGGAGTGGGCATTCATCTTTATCCCGCTGGCGTACCACGCCGGCTACGGCGTCTTCATAGCTGTGCGTGGCCGCTCGAACGTGAATGTCTATCCCTGGTCGGGCAACCGGATGTATGTCATCCAGCGCATTACCGGGATTATCGCGCTCCTTTATATAGTCCAGCATCTCTGGCGCCAGCGTTTTACGGGAGTCATGCTGCCGGAGCATCCCGGCGCCGCCTTCCACAAGGTGCAGATGGAGCTTCACAACCCCTGGATGCTGGCAATCTATGTCATCGCGATGATAGCCACGACGTGGCACTTCGCCTACGGAGTCTGGCTGTTTGCCGCGAAGTGGGGTATCACGCCGGGAGATAAGGCTCGCAAGCGCTTCGGCTATGTCTGTGCCGTGGGCGGCGCGGGGCTGTGCCTACTAGGCCTGATCAGCATCTGGGCCTTCGTCGGTCCCAAGTACGCCAACGCCCCGGAAGATGTGATGCCAGCGCAGCCGCCTGGAGTAACGATGCCTGCTCCCCAGAATCCTGTTCCCGGCTCAACCAACACCGAGCCCTCCAGCCTGCAACGCTAGGAAAGGTCACGTAAAACGACATGGCAGCAGCAACCCCGAGAATTGTAGTTGTAGGCGGCGGACTCGCCGGCCTCTCCGCCGTCATCAAGATCGCCGAAGCGGGAGGCAAGGTTGACCTCTTCTCCATCGTGCCGGTGAAGCGCTCGCATTCGGTCTGCGCACAGGGCGGCATCAACTCAGCCAAGAACCTGAAGGGCGAAGGCGACAGCCCCTGGGCTCACTTTGACGACACCATCTATGGCGGCGACTTTCTGGCCAACCAGACGCCGGTCAAGCAGATGTGCGAGCAGGGTCCTGGAATCATCGACCTGCTCGACCGCATGGGCGTGCCCTTCAACCGGACACCCGAGGGGCTGTTGGACTTTCGCCGGTTCGGCGGAACGTTGTTCAATCGGACAGCCTTTGCCGGAGCCACGACCGGGCAGCAGCTGCTCTACGCACTCGACGAACAGGTACGCCGCTACGAGTCCGAAGGCAAGGTCACGAAGTACGAGGGGTGGGAGTTCCTGTCCTCCGTACTCGATTCCAAGGGCATCTGCCGCGGCATCTGCGCGATGGACCTGCGCACGATGGAGCTGCGCACCTTCCCGGCGGACGCCATCATCATCTGCACTGGCGGCAACGGAGCCATCTTCGGAAAGTCGACGAACTCCGTCGTCTGCACCGGATCGGCTCAGTCGGCCCTGTATCAGCAGGGCGCCTACTATGCGAATGGCGAGTTCATCCAGGTGCATCCGACGGCGATTCCGGGCGAGGACAAGCTGCGCCTGATGTCGGAGTCGGCCCGCGGTGAGGGCGGCCGCGTCTGGGTCCCCAAGGACAAGAACGACAAGCGCGCCTCGCAGTCGATTCCGGAGTCGGATCGCTGGTACTTCCTCGAAGAGTGGTATCCGAAGTACGGCAACCTGGTTCCACGCGACGTCGCTACCCGCGCCATCTTCAAGGTGGTCTACGAGCACGGCATGGGAATCGACGGACAGCCGATGGTATATCTGGATGTCTCCCACCTGTCTCCGGAGCGGCAGCACAAGCTCGAGGGAATCCTCGAGATCTACGAGAAGTTTGTGGGCGACGATCCCCGCAAGGTTCCCATGAAGATCTTCCCCGGCATGCACTACACCATGGGCGGCCTGTGGGTGGATTTCAACCAGCAGACCAATATCCCCGGAGTCTTCGCGGCGGGTGAGGCAGACTACTCGATCCACGGAGCAAATCGTCTCGGTGCGAACTCCCTGCTCTCCTGCATCTACGGTGGATTTGTGGCCGGGCCGCAGGCGATGCAGTATGCAAAGTCATTGACGGCGATCGAGGGCGACGGCGGTCACGCGGCCGAGTTGCAGCGCCAGAAGGAATACAACGACGTTCTGCTGAAGAATCCGGGTACCGAGAACCCCTTCAAGATCTGGCGCGAGCTTGGTGAGACGATGACCAAGCACGCCACCATCATCCGGTATAACGCCGGTCTGGATGAGGCGGACGCCAAGATCGTTGAGCTGCAGCAGCGTTACCGGAACATCAATCTCTCCGATAAGAGCCAGTGGGCGAACACGAGCTTTGCCTTTGCCCGGCAGCTCTATAACATGCTGGAGTTGGCGAGGGTAATCGTGCAGGGTGCTCGGCTTCGGGACGAGTCCCGAGGAGCGCACTACAAGCCGGACTTCCCGGAGCGCAACGACGAAAGGTTCCTGAAGACGACCAAGGCGAGCTTTGTGAGCGGCGCGCCGAAGTTCGAGTACGAGGACATCGATATTCAGTTCATCCCACCCAGGCCGCGGCGCTACGACGCCACTGCCTAGTGAATGAGAAAACCTGGCCTCTACCTCGCAGATTTGTAAAGAGATAAAAATGACCAGGCTATGAGGAGTTTGGCAACAGGACAGGAAAGCAGGCCTGGGGAAGAACGTTCTCCCCCAGGATGACAAAGAACCCGGATATGCAGCCAGATACCTTCACAATCCGTTTGCGGCATCTAACCGGGCATGAACGCGACAATGTCCAACTTCTTTGTCTTCTTCGTTCTTCCGGCGATCTTTGTCGGAATCTGGACCTACATCATTCTGTACAACCGCAGCGTGAGGAAGAGAATTCATCAAATCGAGGCCTCTGGCCGGCATCTGACCTGCATGGAAGAAGGCATCTCTCTGGTTACGCAGGAGAAAGAGCACTCCGGCAAGACCGGAAGCATCATCGTCTGAATAGCCGCGGTCGAAGACTCCTCACCGTGCCGGAGGGAATGCCTGTTTTCTCACTGCATATGCGCGGCTTCCCGGTATCTTATTTTCCAGCTGTGACTTATCGCAGAAGTGCGACTCAGATGGGTGGCTTATGAGTCGCGGTCGCGAGAATAACTTCGACATTCTCCGCCTGACACTGGCGGTACTTGTTGTTCTGTTTCATGTCGGGCACCTCAGCGGGAATCCCCTGTTTGATCCTCTCCCGCGCTATTTCAGCGGGCACCTGGCGGTCGAGGGATTTTTTGCGATCTCCGGCTTCCTGATCTTCGCCAGCTACGAGCGCTCCTCCTCTCTTCAGGACTACTTCATCAAGCGGGCTGCACGCATTCTGCCCGGCTATTGGCTATCGACGGCGCTCTGCCTGGCCATTGCGTTTTATTACGGCAGCTTCCACGTCGGCAAATTCCTTTTTGCCAATCTGACCTTCGCCAACTTCCTTGCAGGGGACATTCCGGGAGTATTTGAGAAGAACCCGATGACCGGGATGAACGGGGCGCTGTGGACGATCAAGATTGAGGTGATGTTCTACATTCTGGTTCCCGCGATTGTCTGGCTTTGCCGTCGCCTGAACCGGGATGCGGTCCTGTGGACCCTCTTTGTGCTCTCGATCATCTACCGGGTCGCCATGGCGGACCACAACACGTATGCGCTTCAACTCCCCGGTCAGCTCTCATTCTTCATGATCGGGGCGCTGATCCACTATCACCTGCGTTTCTTTGAAGAGCACGGAAAGTGGCTGACGGTGGCCGCGGTTCTGCTTTATCTTGGCCATGTGATGACGGGCTGGTTTGCTCTTCGCCCCGCAGCTATTGCCACACTCACCTTGAGCGTGTCCCTTCTATTCCCAACGATCAAGGGGCCGACACGCTGGGGAGACTTCTCCTATGGGATCTATGTTCTGCACTGGCCCATCATCCAAATGTTTGTGGCCGCAGGCCTTTATCGAACTCATCCATGGACTGCGCTGACTCTTTCATGCCTTACCATCGCCATCGCAGCCGTATTTTCATGGTTTGTGATTGAAAAACCATCTCTCGCATTTGCACATTCGCGGCGAATTAAAAATCGCTATCCCGCCGTTACCCCAAGTTAAGGAAACGAAGCCATGCCAAGCACAATCAAAGTCGAGATCAAGCGCCAAGCCACCCCTGATTCCGCTCCTTTCACGGAGAAGTTTGAGATTCCCTATCGCCCGGGCATGAACATTACATCCCTGCTTGGCGAGATTGCGCTTAATCCCACCGACGTCAGCGGCAAGGCGACGACGCCGGTCACCTACGACTCCAACTGCCTGGAAGAGATCTGCGGATCATGCGCCATGCTGATTAATGGAAAGGCGCGCATGGCCTGCTCGGCCCTGGTCGACAAGCTGGAGCAGCCGATCACGCTGGCTCCTCTCTCGAAGTTCCCGGTGGTTCGCGATCTTGCAGTCGATCGCTCCGTGCTGTTTGAGAATCTGAAGAAGGTGAAGGCGTGGGTGCCGATCGATGGCACGTACGATCTCGGATCCGGCCCCAGACAATTCCCGCAGGTTCAGGAGCAGCGCTATCCGCTTTCGAACTGCATCTCCTGCTGCTGCTGCATGGAGGTCTGCCCCCAGTTCAACGACGTCACCAACTTCGTCGGTGCGGCGACCATCGCCCAGACCAAGCTGTTCAATCTCGACCCTGCCGGAGCTGTGCTGGCGGAAGATCGGCTGCGCGCGCTTGCTGGAGATGGCGGTATCCAGGAGTGCAGCTTTGCCCAGAATTGTGTCATGACCTGTCCGAAGGAACTCCCCCTGACCGAGGCGATCAGCGATATGGAACGTGATGTCTTCGTCCAACAGGTCAAAGATATGTTTACCCGCTAGTTCACGCTTTTGCGAGAAAGCGGTCACGGGCCGATGCCAACTGGCATTGGTCCTTTTCTTTGCATTGAAAACTCGAAGATCGTCCGCAGCGAGCATCTTATGCGGGGAATGATCTAAATTGATCTCAAGGAGATTCCCTATGATTCAGCTTGCAGACGCGCGGAGGATTATTGCCGCTGCCCAGAAGAAGGCCGAAGAGATTGGCCAACCCATGAACGTTGCCGTGGTCGATGAGGGCGGAAACCTCCTTGCATTCGAGCGTATGGCGAACGCCTGGCTTGGTTCCATCGATATTTCGATCAAAAAGGCGTGGACTTCGCGCGCTTTCGATATTGAGACCCAAGATCTTGCAAAGCATTCGCAAT is a window of Edaphobacter sp. 12200R-103 DNA encoding:
- the sdhA gene encoding succinate dehydrogenase flavoprotein subunit, with the protein product MAAATPRIVVVGGGLAGLSAVIKIAEAGGKVDLFSIVPVKRSHSVCAQGGINSAKNLKGEGDSPWAHFDDTIYGGDFLANQTPVKQMCEQGPGIIDLLDRMGVPFNRTPEGLLDFRRFGGTLFNRTAFAGATTGQQLLYALDEQVRRYESEGKVTKYEGWEFLSSVLDSKGICRGICAMDLRTMELRTFPADAIIICTGGNGAIFGKSTNSVVCTGSAQSALYQQGAYYANGEFIQVHPTAIPGEDKLRLMSESARGEGGRVWVPKDKNDKRASQSIPESDRWYFLEEWYPKYGNLVPRDVATRAIFKVVYEHGMGIDGQPMVYLDVSHLSPERQHKLEGILEIYEKFVGDDPRKVPMKIFPGMHYTMGGLWVDFNQQTNIPGVFAAGEADYSIHGANRLGANSLLSCIYGGFVAGPQAMQYAKSLTAIEGDGGHAAELQRQKEYNDVLLKNPGTENPFKIWRELGETMTKHATIIRYNAGLDEADAKIVELQQRYRNINLSDKSQWANTSFAFARQLYNMLELARVIVQGARLRDESRGAHYKPDFPERNDERFLKTTKASFVSGAPKFEYEDIDIQFIPPRPRRYDATA
- a CDS encoding succinate dehydrogenase, which produces MATAAPPAPPATPPLRGVQPLRAGQGHSFFWRKLHSLTGIVPIGAFLIEHIVSNFEAINGPLAYAQQVKFLNSLPLVRLLEWAFIFIPLAYHAGYGVFIAVRGRSNVNVYPWSGNRMYVIQRITGIIALLYIVQHLWRQRFTGVMLPEHPGAAFHKVQMELHNPWMLAIYVIAMIATTWHFAYGVWLFAAKWGITPGDKARKRFGYVCAVGGAGLCLLGLISIWAFVGPKYANAPEDVMPAQPPGVTMPAPQNPVPGSTNTEPSSLQR
- a CDS encoding non-canonical purine NTP pyrophosphatase; the encoded protein is MTLFVATSNPGKLRDFAAAAAEVAGLNIHIEPLPGLANIPAPPENEPTFHGNACSKAIYYSLRAPGMLVLADDSGLEVDALGRAPGVRSARYAEDAGFAPAADMPIDERNNAYLLDALKDAPETDRSARYRCVLAAAKDGRILATADGTVEGQVLAKPRGNSGFGYDPLFFLPGMGKTMAELDASTKLAFSHRGRALKKLLEEHGLTVDQESPIT
- a CDS encoding heme-binding protein, encoding MIQLADARRIIAAAQKKAEEIGQPMNVAVVDEGGNLLAFERMANAWLGSIDISIKKAWTSRAFDIETQDLAKHSQSGDQFFGIHVSNDCKVMIFAGGIPLKKDGKVVGGVGVSGGSGKQDQTVAEAGAAAF
- the sdhB gene encoding succinate dehydrogenase iron-sulfur subunit, producing MPSTIKVEIKRQATPDSAPFTEKFEIPYRPGMNITSLLGEIALNPTDVSGKATTPVTYDSNCLEEICGSCAMLINGKARMACSALVDKLEQPITLAPLSKFPVVRDLAVDRSVLFENLKKVKAWVPIDGTYDLGSGPRQFPQVQEQRYPLSNCISCCCCMEVCPQFNDVTNFVGAATIAQTKLFNLDPAGAVLAEDRLRALAGDGGIQECSFAQNCVMTCPKELPLTEAISDMERDVFVQQVKDMFTR
- a CDS encoding acyltransferase → MSRGRENNFDILRLTLAVLVVLFHVGHLSGNPLFDPLPRYFSGHLAVEGFFAISGFLIFASYERSSSLQDYFIKRAARILPGYWLSTALCLAIAFYYGSFHVGKFLFANLTFANFLAGDIPGVFEKNPMTGMNGALWTIKIEVMFYILVPAIVWLCRRLNRDAVLWTLFVLSIIYRVAMADHNTYALQLPGQLSFFMIGALIHYHLRFFEEHGKWLTVAAVLLYLGHVMTGWFALRPAAIATLTLSVSLLFPTIKGPTRWGDFSYGIYVLHWPIIQMFVAAGLYRTHPWTALTLSCLTIAIAAVFSWFVIEKPSLAFAHSRRIKNRYPAVTPS